A genome region from Arthrobacter sp. SLBN-100 includes the following:
- a CDS encoding AAA family ATPase, with the protein MTPRRRPLPALVVLLGIDGAGKSTAAREVEELLPGTPVLVLGNYSGRKTISALAERFEVSLPVHVADVLETAVRVFNVLLNHLRAARFDGVVIMDRHLYCQLALRQGRGIHRRRALSALLRLLPPAQAVVYFDVTAEQAHERVTLRGEDQENLEDLEKFRKGYTGLAWYPGFTRIDAGGSTESSALQLKQVITGVTASAAPVSQVQ; encoded by the coding sequence ATGACACCTCGCAGAAGGCCGCTACCGGCACTCGTTGTCCTGCTGGGGATCGATGGTGCCGGCAAGTCCACGGCAGCCAGGGAAGTGGAAGAGCTGCTTCCGGGCACACCGGTGCTGGTCCTGGGCAACTACTCGGGGCGGAAAACCATCTCGGCCTTGGCGGAGCGCTTCGAGGTGTCCTTGCCGGTCCATGTTGCGGATGTCCTTGAAACCGCAGTCCGGGTCTTCAACGTCCTGCTCAACCATCTGCGGGCGGCGCGGTTCGACGGCGTGGTCATCATGGACAGGCACCTGTACTGCCAGCTCGCCTTGCGGCAAGGCCGCGGGATCCACCGACGCCGGGCGCTGTCAGCCCTGTTGCGGTTGCTGCCGCCGGCCCAGGCCGTGGTCTATTTCGATGTCACCGCGGAACAGGCGCACGAGCGGGTCACCTTGCGGGGCGAGGACCAGGAGAACCTTGAGGACCTGGAGAAGTTCCGCAAGGGGTACACGGGGTTGGCCTGGTATCCCGGCTTCACCCGAATTGATGCCGGGGGCAGCACCGAGAGCAGCGCCCTGCAGCTGAAGCAGGTTATCACCGGCGTGACGGCATCCGCTGCCCCCGTGTCACAGGTGCAGTAG
- a CDS encoding L-rhamnose mutarotase yields the protein MRVCFRSSVQPALMDEYRRRHAAVWPEMLQALKDAGWNNYSLFLAEDGLLIGYLECDDFEAARARMALADVNARWQAEMAKLFENTDQAPDEGFQVLEEVFNLDSQLAAAESATG from the coding sequence ATGAGGGTCTGCTTCCGTTCGTCGGTCCAACCGGCGCTGATGGACGAATACCGCCGTCGGCACGCCGCCGTGTGGCCCGAAATGCTTCAAGCCCTCAAGGACGCCGGCTGGAACAACTACTCCCTCTTCCTCGCGGAGGACGGTCTCCTGATCGGATACCTGGAGTGCGACGATTTCGAGGCCGCACGGGCACGCATGGCACTTGCTGACGTCAATGCCCGTTGGCAGGCGGAAATGGCAAAACTCTTCGAGAACACGGACCAGGCACCAGATGAGGGGTTCCAGGTCCTTGAGGAAGTTTTCAACCTCGACAGCCAGCTGGCGGCGGCAGAATCCGCCACGGGCTGA
- a CDS encoding DUF1961 family protein: MGTKVLYRNALTGPEDVADWVAEGPLRLGSRGEALELSGSLDDEEFGDHAHWTFWCPVEFPDRVRITWEFLPLEEPGLAMLFFAANGHGGQDLFSPALAPRTGYYPQYHSGDIDALHVSYFRHKYRSERAFRTCNLRKSAGFELVAQGADPLPPAEDAVDSYRLEVVKDGRRVAFSINSLPLFDWRDPSDRVLGGGYLGFRQMAPLRAAYRNLVVERL, from the coding sequence GTGGGAACGAAGGTGCTTTACCGCAACGCACTCACCGGTCCGGAGGATGTGGCGGACTGGGTGGCCGAAGGGCCCCTGAGGCTGGGCAGCCGCGGAGAGGCCCTTGAGCTGTCCGGGTCGCTGGACGACGAGGAGTTCGGGGACCACGCGCACTGGACGTTCTGGTGCCCGGTGGAGTTTCCGGACAGGGTGCGAATCACCTGGGAGTTCCTGCCGCTTGAGGAACCCGGTCTGGCCATGCTGTTCTTCGCAGCCAACGGGCACGGCGGACAGGACCTGTTTTCCCCGGCGCTCGCACCCCGGACCGGCTACTACCCGCAGTACCACTCGGGCGACATCGACGCCCTCCACGTCTCCTACTTCCGGCATAAATACCGGTCTGAGCGGGCCTTCCGGACCTGCAACCTGCGCAAGAGCGCCGGCTTTGAGCTCGTGGCCCAGGGCGCGGATCCGCTGCCGCCGGCTGAGGACGCAGTCGACTCTTACCGGTTGGAGGTGGTGAAGGACGGCCGGAGGGTGGCGTTCTCCATCAATTCTCTCCCGCTTTTCGACTGGCGGGATCCGTCGGACAGGGTGCTGGGCGGAGGCTACCTGGGGTTCCGGCAGATGGCTCCGCTCCGCGCGGCCTACCGCAACCTCGTGGTGGAAAGGCTCTAG
- a CDS encoding LacI family DNA-binding transcriptional regulator yields MNRTASIKDVATHASVAVGTVSNVLNYPDRVSQRTKERVLRAIDELGFVRNDAARQLRAGHSRTIGLIVLDVGNPFFTSVVRAAEDAAALQGSAVLLGDSGHDAGREANYIDLFQEQRVQGLLISPVGDVTERLDLLRERGVPTVLVDRLADEEKFSSVAVDDDAGGYLAARHLLDTGRRRLAFVGGSTSIRQVADRLQGARRAVKEEPDATLEVLVSEGQTVLAGRSVGNMLVERDRGDLPDGIFCANDLLALGVMQSLTMTHDFRIPEDIALIGYDDIDFAVSAVVPLSSIRQPTEALGRTAIELLTEEVGAQHPRHRAVIFTPELVVRQSTGAPSAD; encoded by the coding sequence ATGAACCGCACAGCCAGCATCAAGGACGTAGCCACCCATGCCAGCGTGGCCGTAGGCACTGTTTCCAATGTGCTGAACTACCCGGACAGGGTCTCGCAACGGACCAAGGAGCGGGTGCTGCGCGCGATTGACGAACTGGGCTTCGTCCGCAATGATGCTGCCCGCCAGCTGCGCGCCGGCCACAGCCGCACCATCGGACTGATCGTCCTGGACGTTGGCAACCCCTTCTTCACCTCTGTGGTGCGGGCCGCCGAGGATGCGGCCGCCCTCCAGGGCAGCGCCGTCCTGCTTGGCGACAGCGGCCACGACGCCGGCCGCGAGGCCAATTACATCGACCTGTTCCAGGAGCAGCGCGTCCAGGGCCTGCTCATCTCGCCCGTGGGCGACGTGACCGAGCGCCTGGACCTCCTCCGCGAGCGCGGCGTGCCCACAGTCCTGGTGGACCGGCTGGCCGACGAGGAAAAGTTCAGCTCAGTAGCAGTTGACGACGACGCCGGCGGCTACCTTGCAGCCCGGCATCTGCTGGACACCGGCCGCCGCCGGCTCGCCTTCGTGGGCGGCTCCACCTCCATCCGGCAGGTGGCCGACCGTCTGCAGGGAGCCCGGCGTGCAGTGAAGGAAGAACCGGACGCCACGCTGGAGGTGCTGGTTTCCGAGGGGCAGACAGTCCTGGCCGGACGCAGCGTCGGAAACATGCTGGTGGAGCGGGACCGCGGCGACCTGCCGGACGGGATCTTCTGCGCCAACGATCTCCTGGCCCTCGGTGTCATGCAGTCGCTCACCATGACGCACGATTTCCGGATTCCGGAGGACATTGCCCTGATCGGCTATGACGACATCGACTTCGCAGTCTCCGCCGTGGTGCCCCTCTCGTCCATTCGGCAGCCCACGGAGGCGCTGGGCCGGACCGCCATCGAGCTCCTGACCGAAGAGGTCGGGGCCCAGCATCCCCGGCACCGGGCAGTGATCTTCACTCCGGAACTGGTCGTCCGCCAGAGTACCGGGGCGCCGTCCGCGGACTGA
- a CDS encoding alpha/beta hydrolase, with the protein MSLNFAAVSARPGCEPGQELVPRQQGLGLEPVRDTLLYVPSGLQPRQPVPLILLLHGTGGEAAGGLSLLSAFAETHKIVLAAPSSRGSIWDGVGGAFGPDVHMINRALERIFTLVLVDPGRIAVAGFSDGASYALALGLANGDLFSRVIAFSPGFVPPVPHSGRPRFFVSHGDGDTVLPIDRTSRRLVPALQANGCDVTYREFRGPHTIPAGIGQEAVDWLRWQN; encoded by the coding sequence ATGTCACTGAATTTTGCTGCCGTCAGTGCCAGGCCCGGATGCGAGCCGGGGCAGGAACTTGTTCCCCGGCAGCAGGGCCTGGGCCTGGAGCCTGTCCGGGACACGCTGCTCTACGTCCCATCCGGGCTGCAGCCGCGACAACCGGTACCACTTATCCTCCTGCTTCACGGCACCGGGGGCGAAGCGGCCGGCGGTTTGTCACTGCTGTCCGCCTTTGCCGAAACGCACAAAATCGTCCTGGCGGCACCGTCTTCCCGGGGCTCAATCTGGGACGGTGTCGGAGGCGCCTTCGGCCCCGACGTACACATGATCAACCGCGCCCTGGAACGCATCTTCACACTGGTTTTGGTAGACCCGGGCCGTATCGCCGTGGCTGGCTTTTCGGACGGGGCTTCCTACGCGCTGGCCCTTGGCTTGGCCAATGGGGACCTCTTTTCGAGGGTCATTGCCTTCTCCCCGGGATTTGTCCCGCCCGTCCCGCACAGCGGCCGGCCCCGGTTCTTCGTTTCCCATGGAGACGGCGACACCGTCCTGCCGATTGACCGCACCAGCCGCCGGCTGGTGCCCGCGCTCCAGGCAAACGGCTGCGACGTCACCTACCGGGAGTTCCGTGGACCGCACACCATACCGGCAGGCATCGGCCAGGAAGCTGTCGACTGGCTGCGCTGGCAAAATTAG
- a CDS encoding acetylxylan esterase, with protein sequence MPLFDLPLAQLRGYTSEVTPPADFREFWDTTIGEAQAFPLNASFVPVENYLSVIDTFDVTFSGFDGAPVKGWLHLPANREAGSQLPVVVHYVGYSGGRGLVNQDTRWAQAGYAHFIMDTRGQGYGGTLGETPDPHPSAGDVAHAGLMTRGVGSREDYYFRRVYTDAFRAVEAAQSHPDVDASRVVLAGVSQGGGIVVAVAGLVAGRLDGVVAAMPDVPFLQDFPRAIDITPRGPYPEIAAFLARHRDRYEPILDVLRYFDGVNLARWATVPALYSAAQMDDICPPSTVFASFNAYGSGSAGSSGTGALKEIEVYRFNNHEGGQEHHWIRQLLFLRKILG encoded by the coding sequence ATGCCACTCTTCGACCTCCCGCTTGCCCAGCTCCGCGGTTACACCTCCGAGGTCACGCCGCCGGCGGACTTCCGCGAATTCTGGGACACCACCATCGGGGAGGCGCAGGCATTTCCGCTGAACGCCTCCTTTGTGCCGGTGGAGAACTACCTCTCGGTGATCGATACCTTCGACGTCACGTTTTCCGGATTCGACGGCGCTCCGGTCAAGGGCTGGCTGCACCTTCCCGCCAACCGGGAGGCTGGGAGCCAGCTTCCCGTCGTCGTACATTACGTGGGTTATTCCGGCGGCCGGGGGCTGGTGAACCAGGACACACGATGGGCGCAGGCCGGCTACGCGCACTTCATCATGGACACCCGCGGCCAAGGCTATGGTGGGACGCTGGGGGAGACGCCAGACCCGCATCCCTCCGCCGGGGACGTTGCCCATGCCGGTCTGATGACCCGCGGCGTCGGCAGCCGCGAAGACTACTACTTTCGGCGGGTCTACACGGACGCATTCCGTGCGGTCGAAGCTGCGCAGTCCCACCCGGACGTGGATGCATCCCGGGTGGTGCTTGCCGGTGTCAGCCAAGGCGGCGGCATTGTGGTGGCGGTTGCCGGCCTCGTAGCGGGAAGGCTCGACGGTGTGGTGGCCGCAATGCCTGATGTCCCGTTCCTCCAGGACTTTCCGCGCGCTATCGACATCACCCCTCGCGGCCCCTACCCGGAAATCGCGGCCTTCCTGGCGCGGCACCGGGACCGGTACGAACCCATCCTTGACGTCCTGCGCTATTTCGACGGCGTCAACCTGGCCCGCTGGGCAACCGTGCCTGCGCTGTACTCGGCCGCCCAGATGGATGACATCTGCCCGCCCTCCACGGTCTTCGCCAGCTTCAATGCCTACGGCTCCGGCAGCGCTGGATCATCGGGAACCGGTGCGCTGAAGGAGATCGAGGTCTACCGGTTCAACAACCACGAAGGCGGCCAGGAGCACCACTGGATCAGGCAGCTGCTGTTTCTTCGCAAGATTTTGGGGTAA
- a CDS encoding DUF7793 family protein — protein MEPVMVDGGKGTVELRSDGLIHLIWEPSVRIEQQDAKAAMAAVNEIAGDKSHPMLVDMATTESVTRAARSVFSIPCAANRIALLGASPVDRILANFFLDVHIPPCPTRFFTSRTESVKWLQQENE, from the coding sequence ATGGAGCCGGTAATGGTTGACGGTGGCAAGGGCACCGTGGAGTTGCGCTCCGACGGCCTGATCCACCTTATCTGGGAACCCAGTGTCCGGATCGAACAACAGGATGCCAAGGCAGCCATGGCGGCCGTCAACGAAATAGCGGGGGATAAGAGCCACCCCATGCTGGTGGACATGGCCACCACCGAATCAGTCACCCGGGCGGCACGTTCGGTGTTTTCCATCCCGTGCGCCGCGAACAGGATCGCCCTCCTGGGCGCCAGCCCGGTGGACAGGATCCTGGCGAACTTCTTCCTGGACGTCCACATCCCGCCCTGCCCCACCCGCTTCTTCACGTCCAGGACCGAGTCCGTGAAGTGGCTGCAGCAGGAGAACGAGTAA
- a CDS encoding rhamnulokinase gives MSGSATRAQGNVDGGRVFAAVDIGASSGRVILGRVHAGEGRSGASGGRSMELEVVHRFPNGVVELDGGLRWDFNALFAEVLKGLSAAATVAAVQGERVASIGIDTWAVDYGLVNGAGKLTAQPFSYRDHRSRTAVEPVHRKLDPARLYATTGLQFLQFNTIYQLATEPDLDGLQALLIPDLIAFLLTGQRRTEATNASTTGLFDAVAGEWATEFFTALGLRKDLFPPLIQPGETVGTLLPEIAAAVGLPQDTKVVAVGSHDTASAVAAVPAQEENFAYISSGTWSLVGLELKHPVLTEASREANFTNERGVDGTIRYLRNMGGLWLLSECQRTWAQEGYRPELTALLGAAAALPPGGPHINADDPYFIAPDNMPERVRAAVRRTGEVLPNDPAAITRCIMDSLAAGYARTIRDAERLAGRSVDVVHVVGGGSQNCLLCQLTADATGRTVVAGPVEATALGNVLVQARAAGAVHGGLEELRALVVASSPLQVFAPELSRL, from the coding sequence ATGAGCGGTTCCGCAACTCGTGCACAAGGCAATGTCGACGGCGGTAGGGTGTTCGCCGCCGTCGACATTGGCGCCTCCTCGGGCCGGGTCATCCTGGGCCGCGTCCACGCCGGTGAGGGCCGCAGCGGGGCCAGCGGCGGACGCAGCATGGAGCTGGAAGTGGTCCACCGCTTTCCCAACGGCGTGGTGGAGCTCGACGGCGGCCTCCGCTGGGACTTCAACGCCCTCTTCGCCGAGGTGCTCAAGGGGCTTTCAGCAGCGGCCACCGTCGCCGCTGTGCAGGGTGAGCGGGTGGCCAGCATCGGCATCGACACCTGGGCGGTGGACTACGGCCTGGTCAATGGCGCCGGGAAGCTGACGGCGCAGCCGTTCAGCTACCGGGACCACCGCAGCCGGACCGCCGTCGAGCCTGTGCACCGGAAGCTGGACCCCGCCCGCCTCTACGCGACCACCGGACTGCAGTTCCTGCAGTTCAACACCATCTACCAGCTGGCCACCGAGCCGGACCTGGACGGCCTGCAAGCGCTGCTGATCCCGGACCTGATCGCGTTCCTCCTCACCGGGCAGCGCCGGACGGAGGCGACCAACGCGTCCACCACCGGACTGTTCGACGCCGTGGCGGGGGAGTGGGCCACTGAGTTCTTCACGGCCCTGGGCCTGCGGAAGGACCTGTTCCCGCCCCTGATCCAGCCGGGTGAAACCGTCGGCACGCTCCTGCCGGAGATCGCCGCGGCCGTGGGGCTGCCGCAGGACACGAAGGTGGTGGCCGTCGGCTCGCACGATACCGCCTCCGCCGTCGCAGCAGTCCCGGCGCAGGAGGAGAACTTCGCCTATATATCGTCGGGTACCTGGTCCCTCGTGGGCTTGGAACTGAAGCATCCGGTGCTCACCGAGGCCAGCCGTGAGGCGAACTTCACCAACGAACGCGGCGTGGACGGCACCATCCGCTACCTGCGAAACATGGGCGGCCTGTGGCTCCTCAGCGAATGCCAGCGGACCTGGGCCCAGGAAGGGTACCGGCCGGAGCTTACCGCCCTGCTGGGCGCGGCGGCCGCGCTGCCGCCGGGCGGGCCGCACATCAACGCGGACGACCCCTACTTCATCGCACCCGATAACATGCCCGAACGCGTCAGGGCCGCCGTCCGGCGCACCGGCGAGGTACTGCCCAACGATCCGGCGGCAATCACCCGCTGCATCATGGACAGCCTCGCGGCCGGCTACGCGCGCACCATCAGGGACGCGGAGCGGCTCGCCGGACGGTCCGTGGATGTGGTGCATGTGGTGGGCGGCGGTTCCCAGAACTGCCTGCTCTGCCAACTCACCGCAGACGCCACGGGAAGGACAGTTGTGGCGGGGCCGGTGGAAGCCACAGCACTGGGCAACGTCCTGGTGCAGGCGCGGGCGGCCGGAGCCGTTCACGGCGGCCTCGAAGAACTCCGTGCGCTGGTAGTAGCCAGCAGCCCCTTGCAGGTCTTTGCGCCGGAGCTCTCGCGGCTGTAG
- a CDS encoding bifunctional aldolase/short-chain dehydrogenase, which produces MGRISMTMQNTDMQNTGNKTVEELISRSNRLGADKRNTNFAGGNTSAKGTGKDPVTGEDVQLLWVKGSGGDLGTLKAENLAVLRLDRLNALKNVYPGVEREDEMVAAFDYCLHGKGGAAPSIDTAMHGLVDAAHVDHLHPDSGIAIATAADGEALTTKIFGSKVVWVPWRRPGFQLGLDIAAIKEANPQAIGTILGGHGITAWGASSEEAEQNSLWIIEQAEKYIRDNGKAEPFGPKLPGYAALPEAERRAKAAALAPVIRGLASTDKPQLGHFSDDAVVLDFLEAAEHPRLGALGTSCPDHFLRTKVKPLILDLPADASIEDSIARLHELHADYREDYQAYYDRHADAESPALRGADPAIVLVPGVGMFSFGANKQTARVAGEFYINAINVMRGAEAISTYAPIEESEKFRIEYWALEEAKLARMPKPKSHATRIALVTGAASGIGKAIATRLAAEGACVVIADLNLENAEKVAEELGGPDVAIGIQADVTDEAQVAAAIDAAVLAFGGVDLVVNNAGLSISKPLLETTEKDWDLQHNVMAKGSFLVAKAAAKVMIAQGLGGDIIYISSKNSVFAGPNNIAYSATKADQAHQVRLLAAELGEYGIRVNGINPDGVVRGSGIFAGGWGAKRAAVYGVDEEKLGEYYAQRTLLKREVLPEHVANAAAVLTSNELSHTTGLHIPVDAGVAAAFLR; this is translated from the coding sequence ATGGGGCGCATAAGCATGACCATGCAGAACACAGATATGCAAAACACAGGCAACAAGACTGTTGAAGAACTGATTTCCCGTTCCAACCGCCTGGGCGCGGACAAACGGAACACCAACTTTGCCGGCGGCAACACCTCAGCGAAGGGCACCGGGAAGGATCCCGTCACGGGCGAGGACGTCCAGCTGCTGTGGGTCAAGGGCTCCGGCGGAGACCTGGGCACGTTGAAGGCGGAAAACCTGGCGGTGCTGCGCCTGGACCGGCTGAACGCGCTGAAGAACGTCTACCCCGGCGTTGAGCGTGAAGACGAGATGGTGGCCGCGTTCGATTACTGCCTGCACGGCAAGGGCGGCGCAGCTCCCTCGATCGACACCGCCATGCACGGCCTGGTGGATGCCGCGCACGTGGACCACCTGCACCCGGACTCCGGCATTGCCATCGCCACGGCGGCCGACGGCGAGGCGCTGACCACCAAGATCTTCGGCAGCAAGGTGGTGTGGGTGCCTTGGCGCCGCCCCGGCTTCCAGCTGGGCCTGGACATCGCCGCGATCAAGGAAGCCAACCCGCAGGCCATCGGCACCATCCTGGGCGGGCACGGCATCACCGCCTGGGGCGCCAGCAGCGAAGAAGCAGAGCAGAACTCGCTGTGGATCATCGAGCAGGCCGAGAAGTACATCAGGGACAACGGCAAGGCCGAACCCTTCGGGCCCAAGCTGCCCGGGTACGCTGCCCTGCCGGAAGCCGAACGACGTGCGAAAGCCGCAGCCCTGGCACCCGTCATCCGCGGCCTGGCCTCCACGGACAAGCCGCAACTGGGGCACTTCAGCGATGACGCCGTCGTCCTGGACTTCCTCGAAGCTGCGGAGCACCCGCGGCTGGGTGCCCTGGGCACTTCCTGTCCGGACCACTTCCTGCGCACCAAGGTCAAGCCGCTGATCCTGGACCTGCCGGCCGATGCTTCGATCGAGGACTCCATCGCCCGGCTGCACGAGCTGCACGCGGACTACCGTGAGGACTACCAGGCCTACTACGACCGCCACGCCGACGCTGAGAGCCCGGCGCTGCGCGGCGCGGATCCGGCCATTGTGCTGGTGCCCGGAGTAGGCATGTTCTCCTTCGGCGCCAACAAGCAGACCGCCCGCGTTGCCGGTGAGTTCTACATCAACGCCATCAACGTGATGCGCGGCGCCGAGGCCATCTCCACCTACGCCCCGATCGAGGAATCCGAGAAGTTCCGGATCGAGTACTGGGCGCTGGAGGAAGCCAAGCTGGCCCGGATGCCCAAGCCCAAGTCGCACGCCACCCGCATCGCGCTGGTCACCGGTGCGGCATCGGGCATCGGCAAGGCCATCGCCACCCGCCTCGCCGCGGAAGGCGCCTGCGTGGTGATTGCGGACCTGAACCTGGAAAACGCGGAAAAGGTTGCCGAGGAGCTGGGCGGTCCGGACGTTGCCATCGGGATCCAGGCCGACGTCACGGACGAAGCCCAGGTTGCGGCCGCGATTGACGCCGCTGTCCTGGCATTCGGCGGCGTGGACCTGGTGGTCAACAACGCCGGCCTGTCCATCTCCAAGCCGCTGCTGGAAACCACCGAGAAAGACTGGGACCTCCAGCACAACGTCATGGCCAAGGGCTCCTTCCTGGTGGCCAAGGCCGCGGCGAAGGTGATGATCGCCCAGGGCCTGGGCGGGGACATCATCTACATCTCCTCCAAGAACTCCGTGTTCGCCGGCCCGAACAACATCGCCTACTCCGCCACCAAGGCAGACCAGGCCCACCAGGTGCGCCTGCTCGCGGCGGAACTGGGCGAGTACGGCATCCGCGTCAACGGCATCAATCCCGACGGCGTGGTCCGCGGCTCCGGCATCTTCGCCGGCGGCTGGGGCGCCAAGCGTGCCGCGGTGTACGGCGTGGACGAGGAGAAACTGGGCGAGTACTACGCCCAGCGGACCCTGCTCAAGCGCGAAGTCCTGCCCGAGCACGTGGCCAACGCCGCCGCCGTGCTCACCAGCAACGAACTGTCCCACACCACCGGCCTGCACATCCCCGTGGACGCCGGAGTGGCCGCAGCCTTCCTGCGATGA
- the rhaI gene encoding L-rhamnose isomerase — translation MNDVATALGRLEELAIEVPSWAYGNSGTRFKVFGTPGTPRTVQEKLADAAKVHELTGLAPTVALHIPWDKVDDYAALKEYAAGLGVGLGTINSNTFQDDEYKFGSLTSSNEAVRRRAIDHHLDCIDIMHATGSKDLKIWLADGTNYPGQDDMRGRQDRLAESLQEIYAALGGEQRLVLEYKFFEPAFYHTDVPDWGTSYAQTLALGEKAFVCLDTGHHAPGTNIEFIVMQLLRLGKLGSFDFNSRFYADDDLIVGAADPFQLFRIMHEVIRGGGFGKDSAVALMLDQCHNLEEKIPGQIRSVLNVQEMTARALLVDTAALAEAQRTGDVLAANGVFNDAFYTDVRPVLAEWRETRGLPADPLAAYKASGYQKKINEDRAGGQQAGWGA, via the coding sequence ATGAATGACGTAGCAACGGCGCTGGGCAGGCTCGAGGAGCTTGCCATCGAGGTCCCTTCGTGGGCTTATGGAAATTCGGGTACGCGGTTCAAGGTGTTCGGCACTCCCGGCACCCCGCGTACCGTGCAGGAGAAGCTGGCGGACGCGGCGAAGGTCCATGAGCTGACCGGCCTGGCCCCCACCGTTGCGCTGCACATCCCGTGGGACAAGGTTGACGACTACGCTGCTTTGAAGGAGTACGCGGCGGGCCTGGGCGTTGGCCTCGGGACGATCAACTCCAACACGTTCCAGGATGATGAGTACAAGTTCGGCTCTTTGACCTCGTCCAACGAGGCGGTCCGCCGCCGCGCCATCGACCACCATCTGGACTGCATCGACATCATGCACGCCACCGGGTCGAAGGACCTGAAGATCTGGCTGGCGGACGGCACCAACTACCCGGGCCAGGATGACATGCGGGGCCGGCAGGACCGCCTGGCCGAGTCCCTGCAGGAGATCTACGCCGCCCTTGGTGGCGAGCAGCGCCTGGTGCTGGAGTACAAGTTCTTCGAGCCCGCTTTCTACCACACCGATGTTCCTGACTGGGGCACCTCCTACGCGCAGACGCTGGCGCTAGGTGAGAAGGCGTTCGTCTGCCTGGACACCGGCCACCACGCCCCGGGCACCAACATCGAATTCATCGTGATGCAGCTGCTGCGCCTGGGCAAGCTCGGTTCCTTTGACTTCAACTCGCGCTTTTATGCCGACGACGACCTCATTGTGGGCGCGGCTGATCCGTTCCAGCTGTTCCGCATCATGCATGAAGTGATCCGCGGCGGCGGCTTCGGCAAGGATTCCGCTGTCGCGCTGATGCTGGACCAGTGCCACAACCTGGAGGAGAAGATCCCCGGCCAGATCCGCTCGGTGCTGAATGTCCAGGAAATGACCGCCCGGGCGCTGCTGGTGGACACCGCAGCCCTGGCCGAAGCCCAGCGCACCGGTGATGTCCTGGCAGCGAACGGTGTCTTCAACGATGCTTTCTACACGGACGTCCGCCCGGTCCTGGCCGAGTGGCGTGAAACCCGCGGCCTGCCCGCGGACCCGCTGGCCGCCTACAAGGCCAGCGGCTACCAGAAGAAGATCAACGAGGACCGCGCAGGCGGCCAGCAAGCCGGATGGGGCGCATAA
- a CDS encoding rhamnogalacturonan acetylesterase: MKILLAGDSTVANCPTHEYPMSGWGAQLPPHVFTWAAVHNFAKGGASTESFREEGLWDGLLAETGDGFLVLIQFGHNDQKKPHLAARTGYAANLRTMVAEVRALGGLPVLCTSVERRHFLDRPSSDAVLEESLEDYPEVAREIGLELGVPVIDLNGWTRALYLRLGRDGSKALFCHFALHEHAHWPDGLTDNTHFSQQGAALVAGEVARQLVRLGFGPQQRGVPSGPIKGENWAENDPALRSSTTAGRG; the protein is encoded by the coding sequence ATGAAAATCCTGCTCGCCGGAGATTCCACGGTCGCCAACTGCCCCACGCACGAGTACCCCATGAGCGGTTGGGGTGCCCAGCTGCCCCCGCACGTCTTCACCTGGGCCGCCGTGCACAACTTCGCCAAGGGCGGGGCCAGTACGGAGTCCTTCCGGGAGGAGGGGCTGTGGGACGGGCTGCTCGCGGAGACGGGCGACGGCTTCCTGGTGCTGATCCAGTTCGGCCACAACGACCAGAAAAAGCCCCACCTCGCGGCACGGACAGGCTACGCCGCCAACCTTCGCACCATGGTGGCGGAGGTCCGGGCCCTGGGCGGGCTGCCCGTGCTGTGCACCTCGGTGGAGCGGCGGCACTTCCTGGACAGGCCGTCGTCGGACGCTGTTTTGGAGGAGAGCCTGGAGGATTATCCGGAGGTGGCCCGGGAGATCGGCCTGGAGCTGGGGGTGCCGGTGATCGACCTGAACGGATGGACCCGCGCGCTGTACCTGCGGCTGGGACGGGACGGTTCGAAGGCCCTCTTCTGCCATTTTGCACTGCATGAACATGCACACTGGCCGGACGGGCTGACGGACAACACGCACTTCTCGCAGCAGGGCGCCGCCCTGGTGGCTGGCGAGGTTGCCCGGCAACTCGTGCGTTTGGGCTTCGGACCACAGCAACGCGGGGTCCCGTCCGGCCCGATAAAGGGCGAAAATTGGGCTGAAAATGACCCCGCGTTGCGGTCAAGTACGACGGCGGGACGCGGCTAG